In Brassica napus cultivar Da-Ae chromosome C2, Da-Ae, whole genome shotgun sequence, the sequence gattttttttttcccgtTAAcctacaaaattataaattttagggAAAGTAAAATAACCTTTAATCCTcaattagttaatttaattACCTTGATCCACTCGCCTTGCAAAGTCGGAGCCATATAGCTACGATATTCAATCTTTTTGTATTTGTTTGTGCCTCCTCTTCTTTCACTAGTAATCTATTTATAGGCTAAAATTTCAGGTgcgaaaaattattttaataattgtgTGGTgctttcaaaattattatattctAATTCTTGTATTTCAGAATAccacaatatattttttaagcaAGAAAATTACCACAAAGATATTCcaagaaaatttatattcaatttcTCAGAATAAGTACTATCTCATTTGTCAACGTAAGAGTtctaattttcttatatttacaTAGTGGTACTCTGGGAGAGCAAAATATGTAAAGCGAGTTTaccaattttaaatttcaagGAACATCCAATAACTGATAATAAGTACAGTTAATTAACACAGCCGGGTTTAATGAAAATTTGACatcaactgtttttttttccgtgtcgaacggctattctattactcaaacttgaggtggtctgggtagcCAGACCGGaacagaacaaccaataaaatgtaACTTCCTATAGAAGGATCTATCTGTTTTAGCTAAAAAGTCTGAAATCTGATTATGCACTCGTGGAACATAAGAGATATTCAAATCCGAAAAGCATATCTGTagcgtctctatcctctccaatttCGTTGCAAAGCTTTGCCATGCATGAGGTTCCTTAATCGTTGCAATCAGCTCCTTGCAGTCTGTCCCGAAGCTCTAGCATGACGAATATTGAAGCAtgttctccatcgcccatcgcagtgcttctacttccgaatgcAACGCTGATTCCCGTCGAGGGAAATTCCGTGTCCTCATAAGTTAAATGTTCCTACCACTGTCCATccagacccatccacatccactgaATTGAGCAGAGGAtatccaagatccatctagcaAGCAAATGTTACCCATGCTTATGGCTTGGGGTTTCCTCCCTGTTGTTTTCTTGTACGATTGGTGGTACCATCTCATTCGCATTGAACCATGCCTGACATTCACTTTCAGCATACCGCACAAGCTCCAAAAGGGCCTCTATATATCCCCCCTAAAGAGTTTATCATTTCGaaccttccaaatataccagattatccagggataaggatcttGTCTTGTATTTGACATCGACTGTTTTAAATGCTAGTTTTATGCATTTCTATTTACATTAAttgttatcatttaaattatgaTAACCTAAACTTAATAACTAATATTGAAATCAGTGATCAGATCTTAACTAATACATATAAGTTTGTGTcgattatattttaacatgtaAAGTTATTATtccattttatatataaagttgtattaaactaatttaaaatgttaaaagataaaagataaaacaaaaacctgtaaaaattaaataaatatagtaaaatcaaacttaattatgaaaaacaatgTTAAGAAACTTTAAGTTAATGTtcatatttatacatattttataaaatcaaatccTGAACATGCTTATATTCATATACTAATCTTGTTTATATAGAATcgtatttctaaaaaaaatgctttcatttataaatttactaGTTTTCAAAATTTAGTTATGAATATAAACTTAAATACTATTGTTTTAACTGttgaatataataatttttaggaAACTATTTTGTGAGTGAGCTTAGTGAAAATGCTTACATGCCACATTCAAATTGATATTTATTGAAACatgaattgaaaagaaaaaaaaaagatgatgatTACTTGTTCACATAAATAAAGTATCTTAACTAAAAGTAgaaaaataaatctcataagaaattatactaatataaaattttcaaataagtATTACTTTTCGAAATATTCTAaactaatttagtttttttttggtcatctactaatttatttataatagtaatatataatcttcaaaaaatatatttcttcaCTTCATTTTTTCGTGAATCTGACATAAATATGTGAagttttaaactatatattgatttttttttacataattaaatagGTACCCGAACTCGAACCGAACCCACAATGTCCAAACCGAATCCaaactgaaatttaaaaatactcgAGCTTAAGTCTTTAACCCCTAAAATTTGAAATCCAAATATATCCGAACGGAACTTGAATCAATATACATACACCAACCCCTAACCTTTGTGTTCTTTTCTATTGGGATATTTTGGATTGTAAAGTGAGGACAAAATTTATTACATCATTAATTTTTTCGATGTGAGACGCGAAAATTGGGTATTCTAACTGTGCATACTCATCTTCACCGGTACtcaaaactaatttaaaataaaataatctatttaGGAGTAAAGCAAAACTAGTTTTTACTTTTCCTAGATAGAAACTGCAATTCAAACTCCAAACTGAGTTTCTTGTATGTATTATTACCTGAgctgaattttcatttttcattttctcttttttcatTCGAGAATAAGCCGTGTTCATCAGATATGATTAAACATTCATACTGTCATAGCATTTTCGTATTAGAAGAAAACCTTTCATATTGTTTTCTTCTAGTTTTGGTTCTTTGCTATCCAAATAAATTAGATCTCTAACCAATTTCAtaccaaaataattaatttttttatatattttttcatcaacacgtagtattttgtttttttcttcactttttaatatattttaatacataattcACCCTCATACATATTTATTCGATGGAATCCAATATAATTAAAACACCcctatactattttttttttattttaagtcttcacttttcatttttataatattagagGATTTTAAGATTTAAATCATTTACTctaatcaaatttttaataaaatttagaaagaaAATCTAATTTTCCTGTAAAATGTTTTTGATAGAAAGggataaggaaaaaaaaacaagaaaaggcATCATGAATTTATACAAAATGATGAAACATTTCcctataataataatttttggttttgttgaaaCTGTCTGATTTGGTAATTGtagttttcttatttgttttaaattctgAATTTAGTTATCGGCATAATTTGAAGAAATTATAAATAACAGTACCAGAATAGATAACCCACAAAATTATGAcatgtaatattatatttaaaattaatcttGGTGTTAAGTTATTATGTGCTATAAATCAGagttaaaagtaaaattagatgtaaaaataaagtttaatatatagcttaaaactaaatctaactcataataaacattaatatttCAGGAACATTATATTTCTTTATAATATGAGTTAATCTTAGATGTTTAAtcaattttcctataaaaactatttttacattaaacataaatttcaACAAAACTTAGAAAACTATCTCgtaaatattatttgagaagtgatttgtTTATGTGTAATCACTATATTTAttctcaagaaaaaaaagataacatgtcttttttaaaatatgagatGACATCACTTAATTATGGCATTTacaaatttctatatatatatattcaaactttcatcaaaattttaaaacatatttttaactCCAATATTACCATTACAgtaaattttctttacaaatattCATTTTGCCAaaagattttcaaaatattgtaataacTATAACAACCAAACATTCCAAGTCAAAGCtaaaactaacctttttttGTAATAACTATTCACACATTAATTTTTCGTACCCTCCTtaagtttttgaaatatttacaaaattgctattattattttatttcttatttatttcaaaaatatcaaaaaataaatacaacCTAAACTTTCTCCTAATTTACAATAATGCCATTATCATTAATTTTTCTAACCAACTTGAACTACCATTTTTAAGCTCTTAAAGCTCAAAAattcaatttattttgtttctcattctaaaccaacaaatcttcatttcctctcattTCCGCTCTATTTTCATCTAAAAACTTTTATAACTTTCATTTCATTAACCCAATTATTTAGTAAAGACTCGTGCTTTTCTCATATTTGGAATTTGGACGGTTGAAAAGATTGGAAACGAGCTTTACACTGTTAAAATAACTATTTACCTGGTTTTCGTCTATTCTGGTATGTCCTCGTACCATTTCTTGTTTGAGTAGTGAAATGAATTTTTGATgtagaaaaaacaaattattaattttccCATAAGAGAAATTGCTTAAACTACCACATTtttaataccacttttcatgttacCTTAATTACATTTACTTTTAGTTTTAAGTAGGCAAATAGACATTTATATTGTtaaggttaactaatatagactttAAATCTAGATTTGAGGGCTCGGATTTTGAAGGGTGGGTTTTGgattctaaaaataaataaacaaatatttcaaaGCTAAGATAAAAATTCAACTTTAGAATAAACTTTTGAAAAATTGGGTCTAAaggaatttttgaaattttttgaaaagaaacttataaaatgtttgaattcaaaaacgtataaatcaaagaaaacattcaaaatagttttattgattatttatttatttaaataattatttatatttatatatgtataaattaaagatagaaatgtatttttctcttttaagaCACCTTCTTCCTAAGGTATTTGTGAAAAGGgaaatttttcatgtttaccactttgtTAATACTATTAGTCATGATTACAATTAATAAAGAgacaatttcaaaaatatttttttcattaagatGGAAAAAACTTTTATACccttactatatatataataaataattatttaaataaataaaaaaataaaaataaatgaggCTCACCTTGCACCTTCTACAGGCTTCCACTCCATTGACTCCCTCCAGATCTAACTGAGACTTGCCATTAGACTCTGAACAAGCTCATCACGCTCTTCTACACACCTCTACACTAGAGCAAACCAAAACAAGCAGCACCTAACACAATCGAACTCAACACAGCCGGTCACTATAAACCAACCACCATATATCACAGATCCGACGAGATCTGATTCTATGATGTCCGATCTGAAACTTCCGAATTCAATCCAATAAACTGAAACCTAGGACCAAATTTGAATCCATCTAGGCAAGAAAGGAAACTAAAACTTGCAATAAAAGACATCCATCTTCTCACGGTAGCAGCGGCAGGCCGGCTTGCCTGAAAAGATGGATAgacgatgttttttttttttaccaaacataaattaaactatgcataattttatgaatacatgtataaaaatatatatatatatatatcaatctaAAATTAAGAACCGAATTAACAAAGTTAACCCAATTTTAGCTTAAAACGTAAGCTACCTTTTTTAAAaacacttctttttttttttttaacacagatGTAAGCTAGCTAAAACATCATATTCcactaaaatcataaattaaagtAGCTAAAAGATGAGATTCCGCTAAAACCTGGAATCTGGTCCTTATTACACAGATTCCTCTAAAGAccagtttcatatttttattcttatgcCATATTTTTTCTTCTCCACTACGGATCCGACCAAACTTTAAAttacattattattataatgTCGTCAAGAATTCGTAATTTTCGAAGAAATTCCCAaatgatttattaaaaataattatgtattctactatattagaattttaaatatagttttcATATAATACAAGAATTAATGATCTTGttaatacatataaatacaaCTGTAAatctttcaaaacaaaaaaaaaactttaaaaaaaatgcatCTAAGTTGATTTAATCTGATTCCGATGAATAATTAGCAGGAAATTAGTCCAAATCATCGTCAACCTCTCCAACTTCGACCTTTAATTCTAAATTTTCCAAATTCAGTTAAGTCAACAACGAGTTTAACATCAATATTCTCAATTGCGTGACCAGTGGAGTATGGTTGCAGTGTACTGTGATCAGAAACTCCATGTATTTTTTCTCTTGATTTGATTGACGTTACAATGATCGAAttattatatacattttatcGAAGATACTGAATATATCATATctgaaaaatgatttaattattaaatgtattttataagTAACAAAATTATTGATCAAATAAGAATGGATTTACATAACATACATGATGAGCTTGTGAAGCAGGATGAATGAATTGTAAATCTGCAGTCTCATCGcaaatgtacatatatatatcaccAAATGTGTCAGTTTGTACACCACAACCAAGAGAGTTATCGTACCAATCACGATAAAAGATAGTGCATCTCACCAATCACTCAGGGATATTATACTTCCAAAATTTCACAGATATTACATGTACACATCGTCACCAGATGCGGACGAAACACCGACATCAGAAGTTGTTCTTGAGTAGTCCATCTCTTTGAACCGTTGATGCATATCTTTAGTGCAATATCTTAGATACGACTATACCACATATCTTGGTCCACACAAATTCAGGTAACCAGTCAGGAAATAATTAACCTCTAGCCGCACCCGTTGTTACCTAGAAGAAATATATATGGTttagtaaaaaataatgtataacaaCTTTGTTTATATGGGTCGAAACTGCCCATCGCAAAGAAGTCTTGCATAAGTCTAATAATGTCTTGACGCATCTCGCGCCAaaatttttgaaacaatttactAGTCATGCCATCTGGTACAGGAGCTTTATCCGGGTTGATGTCGAAGAGAGCTTTCCTAATTTCTTGTTCCGACGGTCTCTCCAAAAGTAGCCTATTATCGTCATGGGACACCTTTGCGGAAATGAATCGAAGGGAGGTGTCTAACTCTGTCGCCGAAGAGGTAGAGAAGAGGTCTCGAAAGTATTGAACAGCCACGTTCTCCACCTCGATTTCACTCTCTACCAGCCTCCCATGTTTATCTTTAATACTGATGATTCTGTTTTGGGCTCTTCGTTGTTTTGTGGTGGCATGATGAAATTTCGTGTTTCTGTCCCCATCTCTGTGCCACTGATCTCTACTTTTTTGTTCCCAAAACATGTTTTCTTCTCGGAAGGCCAAAATTAATTGTCTCCTCAAATCTTCCAATTCTTCAGTCGTAGAGTTTTCATCATCTTGTGCCAGGTCTATCTTCTGTTTTAACTCTTTAATAAGTATAGCAGAGTTCGTTGGATTTTGCTTCTTCCAAGAACTGATTTTATTTCGGCATGAGGTAACTTTTTGATGAAAATTCCGGACTGGAATTGCATCAAACTGTCCCCATCCCGAGGTTACCGCTTCTTTGAAACCCGGTTTTCCTATCCATCTTTTGTCAAATCTGAAACTCTTCCTTGTCCGCCGAACATTCAATTGAATATGTGCTAAGACTGGTCTGTGGTCCGAGCCCCACAATTGTAAAAATTCTACAACGAAATGGGGAAATAGGGCGTGCCATCTTCATTTGCAACTGCTCTATCAAGTTTGCATTTAACTTTACCGGATCATCTTTTTCCCACCCACGAGAATGAATTTCCTTTATATGGGAAGTCCAGCATTCCACAATTTTCCAACATGATACGAAAAGGGAGAAAAGAGCTCTCTAAACGACGTCTTCCTCCCCTCTTCTCATGATTTCCAGTGATCTCATTGAAATCTCCAATCATAAACCATGCTCCCCCCTCGGTTGGTACTCATGCGTGACAATCTTTCCCAAACTAGGTCTCGATATCGAACGACAGGGTCTCCATACACGAAGGTCATAAAAATCGCGTGTCCATCAAGTCTAGTTTCAATATCAATCATATGAGCATCCGTATATGAGATAGTAACCGAGGGATCATCCATATAAAAAAGTGCAAGTCCGCCACTTCTACCAACAGGGTCAACAGTACAAACATGATCATATCCAAAAGAAACTTGCACATTTTGCAAAAAACTCCGATTGTTCTTAGTCtcgaaaagaaataaaaatttaggtAAAAAGCAATGGAACAACTCATGTAGATGCTCCTTGGTCAAGTCGGCTCCCGCCCCTTCACAATTCCATGCAATTGTGTTCATCCTGGGATTTTTGGTGGTTTGTTGCTTCCCACCTTAGCTGATTTTTTGCTGTTCTTCGAAAAAGGTTCTGCTTTTTCAGTTTCACTTGGCACCTGGGTATGAGCTGGAGAGAGTTTTGGCCCATTCTTTGAAGCTTTTGGCTTTGAAATCCGGCCCACCAAGATATTCCTCTGTCTGAGAGAGATGCCAGTAGCGTGAGGACTTGGAGAACCTCTTTTCTTCTTCGCCGGAGATGGACGCGAGCTGGAAGATGGCGTCTGAGCAGGGCGAGCGTCCGAACGATGATCAGAACGAGCATGGGGGCTTGGTTTCGCCGAAATTTTGTTGCTTTCCTCCAAAACAGAGAGACCATCAGTCGTCGATTGCTTCGACGCTTTGGCAGAGACGATCGGTGCTGCCTCATGTTCCATATCTTCAATTAGCAAGTCGTCTTCATTCatcagatcatcatcatcatagttAATTTCATTAGCCATCCAATCTTCATCCTCTAGGATCTTTTCTGCATCTGGGTCCTCCACTGTCTCCATCGTCTTCTCTACATGCATGTCAGGTTTGTTTACTATCTCTTGATTCaaagtctcttcttcttcttcttcttctagagtcTGCTCATACcatctcttttccttttcttttgttgGAAGGATTAGGGGTGGTGCGTCTTGCGGTTTGTTCAGAGGAGGAGACTTCTCTTCGTTGaagtttaaacatttttttgcaGAACTACCTTCGTCAGATGCGTTATCCAAGTCAGCCACTTTCCCTTTCAGCTTTTGATTATATGAAGATCTCTTTCGCAGGTTGAGCTTGAATGGCCTTTCCCTTACATGTTCTGGGGAGGAAGTTCTGATGCTCTCCCTTTGAGATTTCTCGGTCGCAGGTTTAAGCGGGACAATGGGGTCAATAGGTTGTTGCCCACAAGAAGCAGAAAAGGGATGCTCTTttatagaccatggattttaccaactttcagccatggtctataagtgttttaataactaattactactatatatattctatttagagtgtttacaggttcagggacgatttggaggaaagtggtaattttggtgtcttttggagccttttgagtgcagagctgcacagacgcatcagatgtctagctatggatggagaccttccgacCGTTAGGTTGAGCTCATCAtttgacacaagatatagctctgagttagctttccaatgccgcCATTccgaggtcaatcagcatcttgtagcagaagttatgcccattttactgaagagtggttaGTTTGCCTCGCGAGAGAAAGTTGTCGAGAAGAGGAACGTATGTCGATCAATGCAAGACTcttgatatcgatcgatatggatgaCAGAATGCGGGCTGAACATATTtaatgaccgactgaagcccagaagcaaccccAAATTACCATAATACCCTTGAatgaccagaaaccctatttatgtgttttctaagccattgttggcggctaagctttattttcgttgttcttagttaggagagaaaggaggaactccttcagggtcctcctggaactcctttggtttcttgatttcttttatatttattctattgcaatttcttatctattctatctatgatttatgtgacaaacttcatgtctgaatagatccacctgttaggtttagggttcaaataggttagagggattagccccaactatataTTTctgagttgtgatattcattgattgattgttcttaatgcttgttctagCCTTGCTAACCAGAGtattgaacctaggaatttgcatgtgtcaagcatccttgatcatcctgtcctgaatctaatctgtcatgctaggactactggagagagctaaccgctgatctaggagactagtgagcattatcaacctgcgcctagggcttaactagaagctACCGATCGATATCGTCATCTGAAAATCGATCaatattgtgaaaggtgtatcgatcgatatccctataggatcatcgatcgacactttcttgtgatcaaaagatgacagttgagatccaagatctagttagttaaccagtgaaacattgccatcgctgatcactgtgattaaggagttgagctctaatatatcatgcatgcaactgtttggcatctataggattataatctccaacacttgaatagaaaccctagatctagcaaccatccttccatcaaacaaactcCTTGCCAAACTGAACAAtcgtcttgttcaacttgtttactgctttaTTACTGCTTTGcatttactattttataaacTGTTAGCCTAGCTTAATTAAACTTATTAGATTTAATTGGTTctctagctccctgtgaattcgatccctaagtactacaactcgacctcttattttagagagtataaatcactcattagggtaatttgagtggtatcaaattttgcgccgttgccggggagctttgatcgccattagatctagtttagttagatttagtctaggttttactactttaaaaaaaaattgataaaattttttcttctgtttcaggtACATACATCTTAGTACTAGGAACAACAATGAAGAGAGGATTTTTGGGTTCTTTAAAGAAGAAGCCTGCTGATTCACGCACGATCTGTAAGTCTACGAGggaagaatcgatcgacaccctccaagcagcatcgatcgatagcgTGAAccagaaatcgatcgacaacgtACACCATCAATCGATCGCCACCCGACAAACAACAGTGATCGACAGAGCCAATCAAACGTCAAAAAACACTGTTCATCTGAACACTGTTCACCCTGATACTGTTCATCCGGTGAAAAACATCACCACTTGCGGGAGACAGAGAAGATCGAAGTGCTCATACTTAAGGTCAATGAGAAGGGGATGTtaagagacgaagaaggtcgCACTCGCAACAGCGCATGACAGTTGATTAATGCTCAGGGTGCTGTGAATCCCTGATGTGATTGTTGTTGCTGAGATGAATGACTTTGACCTGAGTCGAGAGTGGTATGATTGGGTAGGTCAAGATCCCTTCCAGGGTCTTCCTCACCAAGATCCAAGAAAACACATCGAAGAGCTGGAGGATCTCGTGTCAAGGAGTGAGCAGAATGAAGTGTCTGAATACCACATGCTCTGCAAAATCTTCCCCTATTCTATCTATGGGGATGCATTCAGCTGGTTCAGTCAACTACAGCCAGGATCTCTAACCAGCTGGGATGACATTGAAAGAGCCTTCCTTTACAAATttcttgatgatgatgaagcaactcgagaaaaggagaaaaattataaatgggATAGGTTCTTGGCGTCATTAGATGAGGAGTATATGATTCCAGTACAGCTGCTCGACGACATTATGGCAAAAAGGGATGAACTACATGGATTTGGAGAGCCGATCAAAGGAGAAGAAGCTGAGACTAGTTATCCGACCTCAACATCGAACGACACCAGcacctcaacatcgatcgacagtacgaCCACAACGTCGACCGATGACAAgacctcaacatcgatcgatgggtcgACACAGAAGAGCACCGATGTATCAAGTTGTGATCTTGTCCCAGATTTAGACAGAGAGATCACTATGGAAGATTTCTTGGAGCTAGAGGATGAGGCACAACTTGAAGATATGGATCAAAattcg encodes:
- the LOC106407882 gene encoding TRAF3-interacting protein 1-like; this encodes MEHPFSASCGQQPIDPIVPLKPATEKSQRESIRTSSPEHVRERPFKLNLRKRSSYNQKLKGKVADLDNASDEGSSAKKCLNFNEEKSPPLNKPQDAPPLILPTKEKEKRWYEQTLEEEEEEETLNQEIVNKPDMHVEKTMETVEDPDAEKILEDEDWMANEINYDDDDLMNEDDLLIEDMEHEAAPIVSAKASKQSTTDGLSVLEESNKISAKPSPHARSDHRSDARPAQTPSSSSRPSPAKKKRGSPSPHATGISLRQRNILVGRISKPKASKNGPKLSPAHTQVPSETEKAEPFSKNSKKSAKVGSNKPPKIPG